The following are from one region of the Anaerolineae bacterium genome:
- a CDS encoding IS1 family transposase: MYYPGRHQALTDKSQTYSVEADNAELRHYLARLARKSRCFSRCIHALWRSIKLFVFAWNRRQLFKRQFPAYPAHLKDFVYP, from the coding sequence GTGTACTATCCCGGTCGTCATCAGGCCCTGACCGACAAGAGCCAGACCTATTCCGTTGAAGCGGACAATGCTGAACTCCGTCACTATCTGGCGCGGCTGGCGCGTAAGTCGCGTTGCTTTTCTCGGTGCATTCACGCCCTCTGGCGTTCTATCAAGTTGTTTGTGTTTGCCTGGAACCGCCGCCAGTTATTCAAACGCCAGTTCCCGGCTTACCCGGCTCACCTGAAAGATTTCGTGTATCCTTGA
- a CDS encoding IS1 family transposase, whose product MSQCPYCHRTEQQVKAGLNASGSQRYLCKACRRKYTPQPNDIGYPAEIRRQALEMYVDGLNFRRIARLLKVNHQTVANWVKAHADQLPDPPPAPAEPIEVEELDELFTFVERKKTSST is encoded by the coding sequence ATGAGCCAATGTCCATACTGTCACCGAACCGAACAGCAGGTCAAAGCGGGTCTGAATGCCTCAGGCAGCCAGCGCTATCTGTGTAAGGCGTGCCGCCGCAAGTACACGCCCCAGCCGAATGACATCGGGTATCCAGCTGAAATACGGCGCCAGGCGCTGGAGATGTATGTTGATGGGCTGAACTTTCGGCGTATTGCGCGCCTGCTAAAAGTCAACCATCAAACGGTCGCCAACTGGGTCAAAGCCCACGCTGATCAATTGCCCGATCCGCCGCCGGCTCCTGCCGAGCCCATTGAGGTGGAAGAACTCGATGAGTTGTTCACCTTCGTTGAGCGTAAAAAAACGTCGTCTACGTGA
- a CDS encoding penicillin-binding protein — translation MHSVAQIIHRRRQRRQRSGPGAPVLGGAAVLVLVVGLIGLVIIVAGAAGLNLYLSVARAVPDQPGAPRLAVGGQPSLLLDREGKRILYQIADRPAGESAWLSLPELPPAVWQATVAIEDGRFFERPGFTLPALVNALWDALIFGQMSLHDPILEYLTQQVIMPLSELPASHPDRAYTDTILIMELRRRYSRQELLTWYLNTALYGNGAYGIDAAARLYLGKSATGLTLSEAALLAGIPAQPLANPFDQPDAAFERQKLVLDSMAAYAFIGPDQAQAAAIRLEVSRPLAPTDVVAPHYALAARRQAELILRDAGYDGARLVAEGGLRITTTLDLELQYQVECALRTHITRLSGVDPAFVYATAIGDPCVAAAYLPPMRPEDIGLAHGVTNGAAVVIDSATGEVLAYVGSVDYWNEGLGGALDSAARAYEAGSMLRPYIYLTALSQGYTAATMTLDVPLTIGEASAPLEVANRNGIHAGPISLREALIRDATPPAAQVMNLVGAPNVVRTAHSMGLTTLRDSPSSYDSSLAVTGGEATLLDLTYSFSVLANGGHMVGTRVPVELEAPGFRALDPVMVLQITDAQGAVLWSYEPQHRDTLDPALAYLMNHMLSDRGLRARVFGASNVYDIGRPAGVYAGLAADGRDLWAVGYTPQRSVGVWLGNVDRSPTVGLDAGNGPASLWYAILRYTVERDGLPVVDWPRPATIVEQQVCAISGLLPTRYCPVVTEVFAQGTQPVRQDTYYQMVEVNRQNGRRATASTPRDLVEQRVYFTYPPEAQAWAAAQGIQGPPEEYDVVGLPPILGPVAILEPDPLAYVRGVVEVRGNATLPNFEYYQLAYGAGLNPTDWTQIGERVYIPARGALLGQWDTTGLEGLYSLRLTVVAADQAVQESIIQVTVDNTPPQVSITVPEGGAEIRVSGLNPVLELGVAYADNVGVTQVVYYFDGEPIATASEAPFRASFVLDALGSHSVWAEAFDAAGNSVLSERVSFTVRRDLD, via the coding sequence GTGCATTCTGTCGCGCAGATCATCCACCGCCGTCGTCAACGCCGCCAGCGCAGCGGGCCGGGCGCGCCTGTGCTGGGCGGCGCTGCTGTTCTGGTGCTTGTGGTGGGGCTGATCGGGCTGGTAATCATTGTGGCCGGGGCGGCTGGTCTTAATCTCTACCTGAGTGTCGCCAGGGCCGTTCCTGATCAGCCGGGCGCTCCCCGGTTGGCTGTGGGCGGCCAGCCCTCGCTGCTTCTGGATAGGGAAGGGAAACGTATCCTCTACCAGATCGCTGATCGTCCGGCTGGCGAAAGCGCCTGGTTGTCGCTGCCGGAATTGCCGCCGGCCGTCTGGCAGGCGACGGTGGCCATCGAGGATGGTCGCTTTTTTGAGCGTCCCGGCTTCACCCTTCCGGCTCTGGTGAATGCCCTGTGGGATGCTCTGATCTTCGGGCAGATGAGCCTGCACGATCCGATCCTGGAATATCTGACGCAGCAGGTAATCATGCCTCTGTCGGAGTTGCCGGCCAGCCATCCTGACCGCGCCTATACAGATACGATTCTGATCATGGAATTGCGGCGGCGCTATTCTCGCCAGGAACTGCTGACCTGGTACCTGAACACAGCCCTGTACGGCAATGGCGCGTACGGGATCGACGCCGCTGCGCGCCTGTACCTGGGCAAAAGCGCCACCGGGTTGACCCTGAGCGAGGCGGCGCTCCTGGCAGGCATCCCGGCGCAGCCGCTGGCCAACCCGTTTGACCAGCCGGATGCTGCGTTCGAACGGCAGAAACTGGTGCTGGATTCGATGGCGGCCTACGCTTTCATTGGTCCTGATCAGGCTCAGGCGGCGGCCATCCGCCTGGAGGTGAGTCGCCCGCTGGCCCCGACGGATGTGGTCGCCCCGCACTACGCGCTGGCGGCCCGCCGCCAGGCCGAGTTGATTCTCCGGGACGCCGGTTACGATGGAGCGCGGTTGGTCGCGGAAGGCGGCCTGCGGATCACCACCACACTTGATCTGGAACTGCAGTATCAGGTGGAGTGCGCTCTGCGGACCCATATCACCCGGCTGAGCGGCGTGGACCCGGCGTTTGTGTATGCGACCGCGATCGGCGATCCCTGTGTTGCTGCCGCCTATCTGCCGCCAATGCGCCCGGAAGACATCGGGCTGGCTCACGGGGTGACAAACGGCGCGGCGGTAGTGATCGATTCGGCTACTGGCGAAGTGCTGGCCTACGTGGGCAGCGTGGATTACTGGAATGAGGGCCTGGGTGGGGCGCTGGACTCCGCCGCCCGCGCCTATGAAGCGGGCAGCATGTTACGCCCGTACATCTATCTGACGGCGCTCTCGCAGGGCTACACAGCGGCGACCATGACCCTGGATGTGCCCCTGACGATCGGCGAGGCGTCGGCCCCTCTGGAGGTAGCTAACCGCAATGGCATCCATGCCGGGCCGATCAGCCTGCGCGAGGCGCTGATCCGCGATGCCACCCCGCCTGCGGCGCAGGTGATGAACCTGGTCGGCGCACCGAATGTCGTACGGACGGCGCATAGCATGGGCCTGACTACCCTGCGGGACAGCCCATCCAGCTATGACTCATCGCTGGCTGTCACTGGCGGCGAGGCCACGTTGCTTGACCTGACGTATAGCTTCAGCGTGCTGGCCAATGGCGGCCACATGGTCGGAACGCGCGTCCCGGTTGAGCTGGAAGCGCCCGGTTTCCGGGCGCTGGATCCGGTGATGGTGCTGCAGATCACTGATGCACAGGGAGCGGTGCTGTGGAGCTATGAGCCGCAACACCGCGATACCCTTGATCCAGCCCTGGCCTACCTGATGAATCATATGCTTAGCGATCGCGGGTTGCGGGCGCGCGTGTTTGGCGCGTCCAACGTGTATGATATTGGCCGGCCGGCGGGCGTTTACGCCGGGCTGGCAGCGGACGGACGCGACCTGTGGGCGGTCGGTTATACGCCGCAGCGTAGCGTGGGGGTGTGGCTGGGCAATGTTGACCGCAGCCCGACGGTGGGACTGGATGCAGGCAACGGCCCGGCGTCGCTCTGGTACGCGATTCTGCGCTATACCGTCGAGCGCGATGGCCTGCCGGTGGTGGATTGGCCGCGGCCAGCGACCATTGTGGAGCAACAGGTCTGCGCCATCAGCGGTCTCCTGCCCACCCGGTATTGCCCTGTAGTAACGGAGGTCTTCGCTCAGGGAACCCAGCCAGTGCGCCAGGATACGTATTACCAGATGGTGGAGGTTAACCGCCAGAATGGTCGCCGGGCTACCGCCAGCACGCCGCGCGATCTGGTGGAGCAACGGGTGTACTTTACCTATCCGCCAGAGGCGCAGGCCTGGGCCGCGGCACAGGGTATTCAGGGGCCGCCGGAGGAGTATGACGTGGTGGGCCTGCCGCCGATCCTGGGGCCAGTGGCCATCCTGGAGCCGGATCCGCTGGCTTATGTACGCGGGGTGGTGGAGGTGCGTGGCAATGCCACACTGCCCAACTTTGAATATTACCAGCTTGCTTATGGCGCAGGGCTGAACCCGACCGATTGGACGCAGATCGGTGAACGGGTTTACATCCCGGCGCGCGGTGCGCTGCTCGGTCAGTGGGATACGACTGGCCTGGAGGGGCTGTACAGCCTGCGGCTGACGGTGGTAGCGGCGGATCAGGCCGTGCAGGAGAGTATCATCCAGGTAACGGTAGACAACACGCCCCCGCAGGTCAGCATAACTGTGCCGGAGGGTGGGGCGGAAATCCGCGTTTCAGGACTGAATCCGGTGCTGGAACTGGGAGTCGCCTATGCCGATAACGTGGGCGTGACGCAGGTGGTCTACTACTTCGATGGCGAACCAATCGCCACGGCCAGCGAAGCGCCCTTCAGGGCTTCCTTTGTGTTGGACGCATTGGGATCGCATAGTGTGTGGGCAGAAGCCTTTGACGCTGCCGGCAATAGCGTCCTCAGCGAGCGGGTGAGCTTCACGGTACGCCGCGACCTGGACTAA